The Bradysia coprophila strain Holo2 unplaced genomic scaffold, BU_Bcop_v1 contig_732, whole genome shotgun sequence genome has a window encoding:
- the LOC119084343 gene encoding uncharacterized protein LOC119084343, whose protein sequence is MGVQKLIVASDDQEVVIQFDITGKLADLRKTLIDLNHISDDDEKQPWRFVKVEDGKATEPTDKMFEIYIPVNDYIYDTNKIRITNLKKDLQVFADSAKEKVKFDVTNTLAELRKVLIERKFIIDDTEGTGWRFLSPTFDPEKGTVNDAIITMDGSEKTTKVKDFLYGSSKVRMVDIKRKIQPDLIGVSSDYFNDGDIDVIVSRNDGISKDKFQPIMMTHVRPAREDGVVTDFSNVVLCEKGTSIGIRVETRRHKGMMFSIKPEEGDDIVSWVICPYRGLTISAYDNHDAIIIVSAKDVGIPTREKLGHRRLTVLVWKLTSFIQDGKKVYFDEEVKPMSMSLRSGGKGATMSVLRGGGGVDPIDGKDIEDATFERGEKIEYHPGGVYDVVEDPKVIYGKIDIDFFVFKSREAAQNMVEMRINPIYS, encoded by the exons ATGGGAGTACAAAAACTAATCGTTGCAAGTGATGATCAAGAAGTAGTAATCCAGTTCGATATTACTGGCAAATTGGCCGACTTACGGAAAACTTTGATCGACCTAAATCACATTTCTGATGATGACGAAAAGCAGCCTTGGCGTTTCGTAAAAGTAGAGGATGGTAAAGCAACTGAACCAACTGACAAGATGTTCGAGATATACATTCCAGTCAATGATTATATCTACGACACCAACAAAATACGTATAACCAATCTCAAGAAAGATCTTCAAGTATTCGCAGACTCTGCTAAGGAAAAGGTCAAATTCGATGTTACGAATACCCTTGCTGAGCTACGAAAAGTTTTGATCGAACGAAAGTTCATTATCGACGATACTGAAGGTACCGGTTGGCGATTCTTATCACCGACATTCGATCCGGAGAAAg GTACCGTGAATGACGCAATTATCACAATGGATGGAAGTGAAAAGACGACGaaggtaaaagattttctctATGGCAGCAGCAAAGTACGCATGGTCGATATTAAGCGTAAGATCCAGCCCGATCTAATTGGTGTTAGTTCGGACTATTTCAACGATGGAGACATTGACGTTATAGTTTCACGGAATGACGGTATTTCAAAGGACAAGTTCCAACCAATAATGATGACACATGTAAGACCGGCCAGAGAAGATGGTGTGGTTACGGATTTCTCTAACGTAGTTCTGTGCGAAAAGGGAACATCAATAGGCATCCGTGTGGAAACTCGGCGCCATAAAGGAATGATGTTCAGTATAAAACCGGAAGAAGGAGATGATATTGTTTCCTGGGTAATTTGTCCATATAGAGGACTAACAATATCAGCGTATGACAACCACGACGCTATTATAATTGTTTCGGCTAAGGACGTGGGCATTCCAACCAGAGAAAAACTGGGCCATCGTCGCTTGACGGTTTTAGTTTGGAAACTTACTTCGTTCATTCAGGATGGGAAAAAAGTGTACTTCGATGAGGAAGTGAAACCAATGAGTATGTCGCTTCGGAGTGGTGGAAAGGGCGCTACTATGTCGGTTTTGCGTGGCGGCGGCGGGGTTGATCCTATCGACGGTAAGGATATAGAAGACGCGACTTTTGAGAGGGGAGAGAAAATAGAGTATCACCCTGGTGGCGTATATGATGTTGTGGAAGATCCTAAGGTGATTTACGGTAAGATTGACATTgattttttcgtatttaaatCGAGAGAAGCTGCACAAAATATGGTTGAAATGAGAATTAATCCGATCtattcataa